In the Pseudomonas sp. ADAK2 genome, one interval contains:
- a CDS encoding LuxR C-terminal-related transcriptional regulator gives MKTPIDLSKFRPAQLPRTLIQRSRLVKRMEDASAQGFCLTLLRAPLGYGKTTLLSQFAAALGTSFGWYRIDRTDNEPVNFIGHLYRLLLKVPAPDEANTSEMWATIRSHLDGLVAPFTLLIDETEKLRSPRSLGYLETLLHSAPNMLRIVAASEGRPMLALGHLRRDSRLLVLDQNDLALTGEETQQLLSAQGIGLDPAFVYRLQAGSEGWVSGVLFWCAAYREMTFSGSQAERLQRATQQSYTEIAQFVQEELLNMWSPGLLAFVERTSVVGAFDLDLAATLSGDTNPGTMIRKLQQADLFITQHTGERLEFQFHPALRITAQQRLRKRDPQALLQLHQRAADWLLVNRFYAQAVYQYGRAKNSAALFKTVEEHTFDLLREGEINAIVDFLTHALRHSPSDHLNLAMTEASTLIVTNDIDRTRACIASLRRLASQSTAQRSDRVMQTIAFLRSHLALLGGNLRHGVELVSTALERYPEPNAGMAILHANSAGCLAALGRLNDARRQVGVALDQLQRLGFKGYTRSLQLLLGQIELAQGESERAHQRFFDDDMQHALGEGSGNFYDSFVHLGQGLVLIQQNLLPAATLSLTKAEKIALDFPHSAGLTLIFHQQACLLDAQGDTPRALARWDEARRLAAQFKQWRVYRLAGAWKARSSVRNRDQNYLLAWLKEWHWCQRHYREDIQPEETLAYAWVQRHLGQRAVCMQLLSELRELAEEHHNQRLNLDLLVLEASLAHDNGDQKQVMQLLDQALALACQYRLGQLLHHEGSELRDMFRQLVTPEARRQYELHSPLPTAEQLSMVMPQLIRSSTEANRLVEPVTRREREVLQRMARGQSNAQIAESLFVSLSTVKTHINNLFRKLEVNDREEALRKARSVGLLS, from the coding sequence TTGAAGACTCCCATCGATCTGAGCAAATTTCGCCCTGCGCAGCTGCCACGGACGTTGATCCAGCGTTCGCGGTTGGTTAAGCGGATGGAGGATGCCTCGGCGCAAGGTTTCTGCCTTACGTTACTGCGTGCACCCCTGGGGTACGGGAAGACCACGTTGCTCAGTCAGTTTGCCGCAGCCTTGGGCACTTCGTTTGGCTGGTACCGGATTGACCGCACGGACAACGAGCCTGTCAATTTTATTGGTCATCTGTATCGCTTGCTGCTCAAAGTCCCGGCGCCTGACGAAGCCAATACCAGTGAGATGTGGGCGACCATTCGCAGCCACCTGGATGGCTTGGTTGCACCTTTCACGCTGCTTATCGATGAGACAGAAAAGTTACGTTCGCCACGTTCGCTTGGTTATCTGGAAACCCTGTTGCATAGCGCACCGAACATGCTGCGCATTGTTGCCGCCAGTGAGGGGCGGCCGATGCTTGCTCTGGGGCATTTGCGTCGTGACTCACGTTTATTGGTGCTGGACCAGAATGACCTCGCATTGACCGGAGAAGAAACGCAGCAACTGCTCTCGGCCCAGGGCATCGGTCTTGATCCCGCTTTCGTTTACCGTTTGCAGGCGGGCAGTGAGGGCTGGGTTAGCGGTGTGTTGTTCTGGTGCGCGGCCTACCGAGAGATGACTTTCTCGGGTAGCCAGGCTGAACGTTTGCAGCGTGCGACTCAGCAGTCTTATACCGAGATCGCTCAATTTGTTCAGGAGGAACTGCTGAACATGTGGTCGCCGGGGCTGTTGGCTTTCGTTGAGCGGACGTCCGTTGTGGGTGCCTTTGACCTGGATTTGGCCGCAACGCTGAGTGGCGACACGAATCCGGGGACGATGATCCGTAAACTGCAGCAGGCTGATTTGTTCATTACGCAACACACTGGTGAACGGCTGGAATTTCAGTTCCATCCAGCCTTGCGGATTACGGCTCAGCAGCGACTGCGAAAACGTGACCCGCAGGCTCTTTTGCAATTGCATCAGCGTGCCGCTGATTGGTTGTTGGTCAACCGGTTTTATGCCCAGGCCGTGTACCAATATGGACGGGCGAAGAACTCGGCGGCGCTGTTCAAAACCGTGGAAGAACACACCTTCGATCTACTGCGCGAAGGTGAAATAAATGCCATCGTCGACTTCTTGACCCATGCTCTGCGTCATAGCCCGAGCGATCATCTGAATCTGGCCATGACCGAGGCCTCGACCTTGATTGTCACCAATGACATCGACAGGACGCGGGCCTGTATTGCCAGTTTGCGGCGTCTGGCGAGTCAAAGCACCGCTCAGCGTTCGGACAGGGTCATGCAGACAATTGCGTTTCTACGCAGTCATCTGGCTTTGCTCGGCGGAAACCTGCGCCACGGCGTGGAACTGGTCAGTACCGCGCTGGAACGATACCCTGAGCCGAATGCCGGAATGGCGATCCTGCACGCCAACAGCGCCGGATGCCTGGCTGCGTTGGGTCGCTTGAATGACGCCAGGCGCCAGGTCGGCGTGGCACTCGACCAGCTTCAACGTCTCGGCTTCAAAGGCTATACCCGCAGCTTGCAACTGCTTCTGGGTCAAATCGAATTGGCCCAAGGGGAGAGCGAGAGGGCTCATCAGCGGTTTTTTGATGACGACATGCAACACGCTTTGGGTGAGGGCTCAGGTAATTTCTACGACTCGTTCGTGCATCTGGGACAGGGGCTGGTATTGATTCAGCAAAACCTGCTGCCAGCGGCGACCCTGAGCCTGACCAAGGCCGAAAAAATCGCCCTCGACTTCCCCCACAGTGCCGGGCTCACGCTGATCTTTCACCAGCAAGCCTGCCTGCTCGATGCACAGGGCGATACCCCACGCGCGCTGGCGCGTTGGGATGAGGCTCGACGGCTGGCGGCGCAGTTCAAGCAATGGCGGGTTTATCGTCTTGCCGGCGCCTGGAAAGCGCGTAGCTCGGTGCGTAATCGTGACCAGAATTACCTGCTGGCGTGGCTCAAGGAGTGGCATTGGTGCCAGCGACATTACCGTGAGGATATCCAGCCTGAGGAGACTCTGGCTTACGCCTGGGTGCAACGGCATCTTGGGCAGCGAGCGGTCTGCATGCAGCTGTTGTCGGAATTGCGAGAACTGGCCGAGGAACACCACAACCAGCGATTGAACCTTGATTTATTGGTGCTCGAAGCAAGCCTTGCGCACGACAACGGTGATCAAAAGCAAGTGATGCAGCTGTTGGATCAGGCCTTGGCCCTGGCTTGCCAATACCGTTTGGGTCAGTTGTTGCACCATGAGGGCAGTGAGCTCAGAGACATGTTTCGGCAACTGGTCACCCCTGAAGCACGTCGTCAGTATGAACTGCATTCACCATTGCCGACTGCTGAGCAACTCAGCATGGTCATGCCGCAACTTATCCGGTCTTCGACCGAGGCAAATCGTCTGGTAGAGCCAGTCACACGGCGCGAGCGTGAAGTGTTGCAACGTATGGCGCGAGGCCAGAGCAATGCGCAGATCGCCGAGTCGCTGTTCGTCAGCCTTAGCACGGTGAAAACGCACATCAACAACCTGTTCCGTAAGCTGGAGGTCAATGACCGAGAGGAGGCTTTGCGCAAGGCTCGTAGTGTCGGCTTGCTGAGCTGA